In Hemicordylus capensis ecotype Gifberg chromosome 3, rHemCap1.1.pri, whole genome shotgun sequence, one DNA window encodes the following:
- the LOC128352014 gene encoding uncharacterized protein LOC128352014: MPGKAKGKKGGRPVKQPKRPAPPQSSSEEEDEEMTLIRGLINRMEALEKAKAAPSDKGAGPSGVGGVPPPKVPRRTRGSVKSQLLTSLSSRLAALEEGLNPAGPGPSAPALPLPEPESPVPESPSPLLPPPAAPVVQPPVDTATPLAQGAGGAAVPVRVLMCGHSLVFWAFKRASTTRWGSQLGLGSKASVYWLGMRGMLWNQLLPALREHLDRFPIPDILVLHLGENDLGRRPGLAILQQASSDLSILRSWMPGVRIIWVNWLQRRVWRGAHSCLSLEKARRKISAAIGKVVLAAGGVCGAAARYSCSLSRVIPP; this comes from the exons atgccggggaaggccaagggcaagaaaggggggcgccctgttaagcagcccaagaggcctgctcccccgcagtcctcctcggaggaggaggatgaggagatgactctgatacgggggttaattaataggatggaagctttagagaaagcaaaagcagccccctccgacaaaggtgcgggtccttcaggtgtggggggggtgcctcctcctaaggtccctcggaggaccaggggttctgtgaaaagccagctgctaacttctctctctagtaggctggctgcgctggaagaagggctgaaccctgctggaccgggcccttctgctcctgcgttaccgcttcctgaacctgagtctccagttccggagtcgccttcaccattgctacctccgcctgcggcaccagttgttcagcctccagtggatacggctactcctttggcccagg gtgctggcggggcggcggtcccggtccgagtcctgatgtgtggccattcgttggtcttctgggctttcaagcgggccagcaccacccgctggggatcccagttgggtttaggaagcaaggcttcagtttattggttgggcatgaggggcatgctctggaatcagttgcttccagcattgagggagcatttagataggtttcccattcccgacatcctggttcttcatttaggggagaatgatttgggccggcggcctggcctcgccatccttcagcaagcctcctcggatttgtctattttgcgcagctggatgcctggcgtgcgcataatatgggttaattggctccagcgcagggtgtggcggggtgctcattcttgccttagcttggaaaaggcacgcaggaagatttcagccgcaataggtaaagtggttttggcggccgggggggtctgtggtgcggcagccagatatagctgctcgctttcccgagttattccgccctga